A genomic segment from Sciurus carolinensis chromosome 1, mSciCar1.2, whole genome shotgun sequence encodes:
- the LOC124965611 gene encoding guanylate-binding protein 4-like gives MASESTMKTPICLVENRNEQLVVNSKALRILHKTCQPVVVVAIVGIFRTGKSYLMNHLAGQNHGFPLDSTVRAVHKGIWMWCVPHPTKPDHTLVLLDTEGLGDVEKGDPKNDSWTFALAVLLSSTLVYNSMGTIDHQALEQLHYVTELTQLIRAKSDSTSDEVEDSTEFVSFFPDFVWTVRDFTLELKLNGHPLTEDEYLENALKLISGENQKIQNSNMSRECIRYFFPKRKCFVFDRPTNDRNHLSHIDEVPQNQLKRTFVEQSKNFCTYVYTNAKTKTLRGGILVTGNRLGTLVETYVNAINKGTILCLEDAVTTLAQCENSAAMQKATHHYSEQMAQRVEFPTDTLQELLEVHAACEREAIAVFMEHSFKDDEHEFQKKLVDTIERKKEALLLQNEEDSKEYYQYHLNLLLEPIMLSESRGAFSVPGGHSSYLHARKMVEECYNRKYGKGVKAKEVLQSFLKSQSDLEISILQSDKALIDGIKAIAAERAKKEAAEKEQELLRQQQKEQQERMEAQKRSFQENIVQLKEKMERERENILREQERVLEHKLKVQEELLMEGFKEKSEKLNKEINRLKEEIETSKKKTPSILSQILDTAGTVFLAVLPGAAHQSV, from the exons ATGGCATCTGAGTCTACTATGAAGACCCCCATTTGTTTAGTGGAAAACAGAAATGAGCAGCTGGTGGTGAATTCAAAAGCCTTAAGGATTCTTCACAAGACATGTCAACCTGTGGTGGTGGTGGCCATTGTAGGGATATTTCGTACTGGGAAATCCTACCTGATGAATCATCTTGCAGGACAGAATCATG GCTTCCCTCTGGACTCCACAGTGAGGGCTGTACATAAGGGCATCTGGATGTGGTGTGTGCCCCACCCCACCAAACCAGACCACACCCTGGTCCTCCTGGACACTGAGGGCCTGGGTGATGTGGAAAAG GGTGACCCTAAGAATGACTCCTGGACCTTTGCCCTGGCTGTACTTCTCAGCAGCACCCTTGTCTACAACAGCATGGGTACCATCGACCACCAGGCCCTGGAGCAGTTACA CTATGTGACTGAACTCACACAACTAATCAGGGCAAAATCTGACTCCACATCGGATGAAGTAGAGGATTCCACTGAGTTTGTAAGTTTCTTTCCAGACTTTGTTTGGACTGTGCGAGATTTCACGCTGGAACTGAAGTTGAATGGACACCCCCTCACAGAAGATGAGTACCTGGAGAATGCCTTGAAGCTAATTTCAG GAGAGAATCAGAAAATCCAAAATTCCAACATGTCTAGAGAGTGTATCAGATATTTCTTTCCAAAACGAAAGTGCTTTGTCTTTGACCGACCTACGAATGACAGAAACCACTTATCCCATATTGATGAAGTTCCACAAAACCAACTGAAAAGGACTTTTGTAGAGCAATCAAAAAACTTCTGTACCTATGTCTACACCAATGCCAAAACCAAGACCCTGAGAGGGGGAATCCTTGTCACTGGAAATC GGTTGGGGACTCTGGTGGAAACCTATGTAAACGCCATCAACAAAGGAACCATTCTTTGTTTGGAGGATGCAGTGACCACTCTGGCCCAGTGTGAGAACTCGGCAGCCATGCAGAAGGCAACCCACCACTACAGTGAGCAGATGGCCCAGCGGGTGGAGTTCCCCACAGACACACTCCAGGAGCTGCTGGAGGTGCACGCAGCCTGTGAGAGGGAAGCCATCGCAGTCTTCATGGAGCACTCCTTCAAGGACGATGAGCATGAGTTCCAGAAGAAGCTTGTT GACACtatagagagaaagaaggaagctcTCTTGCTGCAGAATGAAGAGGACTCTAAAGAATACTACCAGTATCACCTGAATCTGCTTTTAGAgcctataatgctaagtgaatcAAGAGGAGCATTCTCTGTTCCTGGAGGCCATAGTTCCTACTTACATGCAAGGAAGATGGTGGAAGAGTGCTACAACCGAAAGTATGGGAAAGGAGTGAAG GCAAAGGAGGTCCTTCAGAGCTTTCTGAAGTCACAGTCTGACTTAGAAATATCCATTCTGCAGTCAGACAAAGCACTCATTGATGGAATAAAGGCCATAGCAG CTGAGAGAGCCAAGAAGGAGGCAGCCGAGAAGGAACAGGAGCTGCTAAGACAGCAGCAGAAAGAGCAGCAAGAAAGGATGGAGGCCCAAAAGAGAAGCTTCCAGGAAAACATTGTGCAGCTTAAggagaagatggagagagagagagagaacattctgaGAGAGCAGGAAAGGGTTCTGGAGCACAAGCTAAAG GTCCAAGAAGAACTGCTTATGGAGGGATTTAAAGAGAAATCTGAGAAgttaaataaagagataaatcGACTAAAAGAAGAGATTGAaacatctaaaaagaaaacaCCATCGATATTGTCACAGATCCTCGATACAGCCGGCACTGTTTTCCTTGCAGTGCTCCCTGGGGCTGCACACCAGTCAGTGTAG